The following are encoded in a window of Emcibacter sp. SYSU 3D8 genomic DNA:
- a CDS encoding malonic semialdehyde reductase: protein MSKGLDNAAFDVLFRTARTQNKWLPKPVTVDQLRRVYDLAKWGATSANCFPARIVFVHSQAEKDRLATMVMPGNVEKVATAGAVAIIGFDLKFYDQIPRLFPHAPEAREWFAHDEQLAFTTAFRNGTLQGAYLMLAARAVGLDCGPMSGFDQPAVDAAYFADTSIKSNFLCALGYGDSAGLFPRSPRPDFDEMCTIR, encoded by the coding sequence ATGAGCAAGGGACTCGACAACGCCGCGTTCGACGTGCTGTTCCGCACGGCCCGCACCCAGAACAAATGGCTGCCGAAGCCGGTCACCGTCGACCAGCTCCGGCGGGTGTACGACCTGGCCAAGTGGGGCGCGACCAGCGCCAACTGCTTTCCGGCGCGGATCGTATTCGTCCATTCCCAGGCCGAAAAGGACCGGCTCGCCACCATGGTGATGCCGGGCAACGTGGAAAAGGTGGCGACCGCCGGCGCGGTTGCGATCATCGGCTTCGACCTGAAATTCTATGACCAGATCCCCCGGCTGTTTCCCCATGCGCCCGAGGCCCGCGAATGGTTCGCCCACGACGAGCAGCTGGCGTTCACGACCGCGTTCCGCAATGGCACCCTACAGGGGGCGTATCTGATGCTGGCGGCGCGCGCGGTGGGGCTCGATTGCGGGCCCATGTCGGGGTTCGACCAGCCCGCCGTCGACGCGGCCTATTTTGCCGACACCTCCATCAAGTCGAATTTCCTGTGCGCGCTGGGCTACGGCGATAGCGCCGGCCTGTTCCCGCGCAGCCCGCGTCCGGACTTCGACGAGATGTGTACCATCAGGTAG
- the tsaB gene encoding tRNA (adenosine(37)-N6)-threonylcarbamoyltransferase complex dimerization subunit type 1 TsaB — MRVLAFDTSLGGGSVALVDGNVCLARADEDRPRALVERLLPMIEQVLAEAGIRYADLDLIATTIGPGTFAGLRIGVAAARGLGVATGVKVAGITSLEALAQGAAGKVPDGGTVVAAIDGRRGQLYLQSFRLGPVVAALSEPAAVDLERLADHLPPGPGYVVGSGAAVAAAALSGLEVLAGHEIIDAVDVAALAAARPLPSAPPRPLYLRPPDAKLPGGRVLV; from the coding sequence ATGCGCGTGCTGGCATTCGATACGTCGCTGGGAGGCGGATCCGTGGCGCTGGTGGACGGCAATGTCTGCCTGGCCCGCGCCGACGAGGACCGGCCCCGCGCGCTGGTGGAGCGGCTGTTGCCGATGATCGAGCAGGTGCTGGCCGAGGCGGGCATCCGCTATGCCGATCTGGACCTGATCGCAACGACGATCGGCCCCGGCACATTCGCCGGCCTGCGGATCGGCGTCGCCGCCGCCCGCGGCCTGGGTGTGGCGACCGGCGTCAAGGTCGCCGGGATCACCAGCCTGGAGGCGCTGGCCCAGGGCGCGGCGGGCAAAGTCCCGGATGGCGGCACGGTGGTGGCAGCCATCGATGGCAGGCGCGGCCAGCTTTACCTTCAATCCTTCCGCCTGGGTCCGGTGGTCGCGGCATTGTCCGAGCCGGCGGCGGTCGACCTCGAGCGTCTGGCCGATCATCTGCCGCCGGGGCCGGGCTATGTCGTCGGGTCCGGCGCGGCGGTGGCGGCAGCGGCGCTATCCGGCCTCGAGGTGCTGGCGGGACACGAGATCATCGACGCGGTCGATGTGGCCGCCCTGGCCGCCGCGCGGCCGCTGCCTTCGGCGCCGCCTCGCCCGCTCTATCTCAGGCCGCCGGACGCCAAGCTTCCCGGCGGGCGGGTGCTCGTGTGA
- a CDS encoding N-acetyltransferase yields MSTLVDIAPVGAVAADLLASLHAASFCRPGDERWSAQAFADVLGMPGSFCLLASVAGRIRPEPVGFCACRVAGPESELLSLGVLPTHRRAGTARQLILRCMGRCVEGGAREMYLEVAEDNPSAQLLYRSLGFFQVGRRKGYYLRLDNLKVDALTMRRDLR; encoded by the coding sequence GTGAGCACGCTGGTCGATATTGCCCCGGTGGGCGCCGTTGCCGCCGATCTGCTGGCGTCGCTCCATGCCGCCAGCTTCTGCAGGCCAGGCGACGAACGCTGGTCGGCGCAGGCTTTCGCCGATGTCCTGGGCATGCCCGGCTCGTTCTGCCTGCTAGCCAGCGTGGCGGGCCGCATCAGGCCCGAGCCGGTCGGCTTCTGTGCCTGCCGCGTCGCCGGCCCGGAAAGCGAGCTGCTGTCGCTGGGTGTGTTGCCGACGCATCGCCGCGCGGGCACCGCCCGCCAGTTGATCCTGCGGTGCATGGGCCGCTGCGTCGAGGGCGGCGCGCGCGAGATGTATCTGGAGGTGGCGGAGGACAATCCCAGCGCCCAGCTGCTCTACCGCTCGCTCGGATTCTTCCAGGTGGGCCGGCGCAAGGGCTATTATCTGCGGCTGGACAACCTCAAGGTCGATGCGCTGACCATGCGGCGCGACCTCAGATAG
- a CDS encoding sulfurtransferase TusA family protein — protein sequence MTEQVSQRLDITALLCPMTFVRTRLLLDRMQPGEVAEIILRGGEPLKNVPEAVRNLGHAILDVAETERKGTFRMLVRSAGPI from the coding sequence ATGACAGAACAGGTCAGCCAGCGACTCGACATTACCGCGCTATTGTGTCCCATGACTTTCGTCAGAACTCGCCTGCTACTCGACAGAATGCAGCCGGGAGAGGTCGCCGAGATCATTCTCCGGGGTGGGGAGCCCTTGAAGAACGTGCCCGAGGCGGTGCGAAACCTGGGCCACGCGATTCTGGATGTTGCGGAAACGGAACGAAAAGGGACTTTCCGCATGCTGGTGCGGTCCGCCGGACCTATCTGA